A single window of Myxocyprinus asiaticus isolate MX2 ecotype Aquarium Trade chromosome 34, UBuf_Myxa_2, whole genome shotgun sequence DNA harbors:
- the LOC127424870 gene encoding perforin-1-like: MTMGRMRAHLIAFWASHLFLLTVFGGDESGTSKECEDAPFVPGHNLAGEGFDVVTMERKGSYVINTEKWDLGNGTCKLHKNAYLNGIKQKLPAAVVFWRSLPKCSMKVSSKIFESSEALVNDSSSALSVSWKVGLDVKVAGAAVGSTHSREAKFAMTKSKEDKYSFTKHEVGCSFYRYDLSQKPPLHDEFLEAVKSLPSSYDPNTYRSLINRYGTHYIARVMLGGNMKAITAIKSCQATISGLTDTAVKDCLDVEASGSYCSVTVKAETHFCQEMKKKMGNNQKFSNMFNERQTEIIGGNINGEDLLFSGSSHPNSLKNWLESLKTVPDIVHYSLKPLHFLLSVKNPARKGLKKAVEAYIIENALLKVCSESCKIGRKCSARDRCVCVCDESEIIKSNCCPTAKGLATLKVYKLMAKGLYGDVTSQTDGFVLVTYDTQKKRTEIINDNDNPHWPETFEFGPIKITMANQLTFEVYDADSLWSNNLLGTCSFDLRSGVVTDTCIFKYGTFFFTYELKCAPSLEGPQCNEYKHSPMAAPLADIYSSRNGILVKDLWRLELARNNSNKLSFKSTYGKQVEL; the protein is encoded by the exons ATG ACAATGGGGCGGATGCGGGCTCACCTTATTGCTTTCTGGGCAAGCCATTTGTTTCTCCTGACAGTTTTTGGAGGGGATGAATCAGGCACATCTAAAGAGTGTGAGGATGCTCCATTTGTTCCAGGACACAATCTTGCTGGAGAGGGATTTGATGTTGTGACCATGGAGCGAAAAGGTTCTTACGTGATCAACACAGAAAAATGGGATCTGGGAAACGGCACTTGTAAATTGCACAAAAACGCGTACTTGAATGGAATAAAACAGAAGTTACCAGCTGCAGTTGTGTTCTGGAGGTCTTTGCCAAAGTGTTCAATGAAAGTCTCCAGTAAGATCTTTGAATCAAGTGAAGCACTGGTCAATGATTCATCATCAGCTCTCTCGGTCAGCTGGAAAGTTGGTTTAGATGTGAAGGTTGCTGGAGCTGCAGTTGGAAGCACCCATTCCAGGGAAGCGAAATTTGCAATGACAAAATCAAAGGAAGACAAATACAGTTTTACCAAACATGAAGTTGGATGCAGCTTTTACAG ATATGATTTATCTCAAAAGCCACCTCTTCATGACGAGTTTCTTGAAGCAGTCAAATCACTCCCTTCATCTTACGATCCAAACACTTACCGCAGCCTGATCAACAGATATGGCACTCACTATATTGCACGTGTCATGTTAGGGGGTAATATGAAAGCCATAACAGCCATTAAATCCTGTCAGGCAACAATTAGTGGGCTTACAGACACTGCGGTGAAAGACTGTTTGGATGTGGAAGCCTCGGGTTCTTACTGCTCAGTAACTGTGAAGGCAGAGACACATTTTTGTcaagaaatgaaaaagaaaatgggCAACAATCAAAAGTTTAGCAACATGTTTAATGAACGTCAGACAGAGATTATTGGAGGGAACATAAATGGAGAAGATCTGCTTTTTTCTGGTTCATCACATCCAAATTCCCTTAAAAACTGGCTTGAGTCTTTGAAGACTGTCCCCGACATTGTGCACTACTCTCTCAAACCCCTCCATTTTTTGCTTAGTGTTAAAAACCCTGCCAGGAAGGGACTTAAGAAAGCTGTGGAAGCATACATAATTGAAAATGCCCTTTTGAAGGTTTGCTCAGAATCTTGCAAGATTGGCAGGAAATGCAGTGCAAGAGAccgatgtgtttgtgtttgtgatgaAAGTGAAATTATAAAGTCTAACTGCTGTCCAACTGCAAAAGGACTTGCGACCCTGAAAGTCTACAAACTCATGGCCAAAGGTCTATATGGAGATGTAACTTCTCAAACAGATGGTTTTGTATTAGTCACATATGACACACAGAAAAAGCGCACTGAGattattaatgataatgacaATCCACATTGGCCTGAAACATTTGAGTTTGGTCCTATTAAGATCACCATGGCTAATCAACTAACGTTCGAAGTATATGATGCAGACAGCCTCTGGAGCAACAATCTCCTTGGTACTTGCTCTTTTGACCTTAGAAGTGGAGTTGTGACTGACACCTGTATCTTTAAATATGGCACCTTCTTTTTTACCTATGAATTGAAATGTGCTCCAAGTCTAGAGGGCCCTCAGTGTAATGAATACAAGCATTCTCCAATGGCTGCCCCTCTTGCTGACATTTACAGCTCAAGAAATGGTATTCTGGTTAAAGACCTGTGGAGGCTTGAATTAGCTCGAAATAACTCAAACAAGCTAAGCTTCAAGAGCACTTATGGAAAGCAGGTGGAGCTGTGA